In bacterium, one genomic interval encodes:
- a CDS encoding T9SS type A sorting domain-containing protein codes for MKYFLALLLLTTLAHAQPAALPLSVTANGALTAATATGAVLRATLGQAVARYASATGQVLHTGFWAAAPRLQASPIGAAPRELPHEFAFHRAYPNPFNPSTTLAFALPQAADVRLELYDVTGRLVARLLDARIGAGEHRITWPAARQASGLYYARLFAGEYASTQRLHLIK; via the coding sequence ATGAAGTATTTTCTCGCATTGCTTCTGCTGACAACGCTCGCGCATGCGCAACCGGCGGCGCTGCCGCTGTCCGTCACGGCCAATGGCGCGTTGACCGCCGCCACGGCAACGGGCGCTGTTTTGCGCGCGACACTTGGTCAGGCCGTGGCGCGCTACGCCAGCGCGACCGGTCAGGTGCTGCATACAGGCTTTTGGGCGGCGGCTCCGCGGCTTCAGGCTTCGCCGATCGGCGCCGCGCCCCGCGAGTTGCCGCACGAGTTTGCCTTTCACCGGGCCTATCCCAATCCGTTCAATCCGTCCACGACGCTCGCCTTTGCACTGCCGCAGGCGGCGGACGTGCGCTTGGAGCTATACGATGTGACGGGGCGACTTGTGGCGCGCTTGCTTGATGCGCGCATCGGCGCGGGTGAACATCGCATCACATGGCCTGCGGCGCGCCAGGCCAGCGGCCTCTACTACGCGCGCCTGTTCGCCGGTGAATACGCTTCCACTCAACGTCTCCACCTGATCAAATAG
- a CDS encoding 4-hydroxy-tetrahydrodipicolinate synthase has translation MKTSHLRGSIVPIPTPFRDGKVDESALQNLINWQIENGAHGISVTGTTGEPSSLTNAERMRVHHVAHEVIAGRVPFMPGTGSNNFAEGVEYSRNAEKLGASALLLIAPYYNRPSQEGLYRYFTGIAAQVGIPVILYNIPGRTAVNIEPETVARVVEKCPNVVGVKESNKDFEHINRLLHKMGRDFLVYSGIELLCFPILAIGGAGFLSATANLLPRETANVYNLVQQGKWEEARELHYHMLPLNDAVFFEINPVPIKTGLGWMGKIQFEVRLPLCEMSSANQERLRAVMQKYNLI, from the coding sequence ATGAAAACTTCACACCTGCGCGGCTCGATTGTCCCCATCCCGACTCCGTTTCGTGACGGCAAAGTAGACGAATCGGCACTGCAGAATCTGATTAACTGGCAAATCGAAAACGGCGCGCACGGGATTTCCGTGACGGGCACGACGGGCGAACCGAGCTCTCTTACGAATGCCGAACGCATGCGCGTGCATCACGTCGCCCATGAAGTAATCGCCGGGCGCGTGCCCTTCATGCCCGGAACGGGCTCGAATAACTTCGCGGAGGGCGTGGAGTACTCCCGCAATGCCGAGAAGCTCGGCGCCTCTGCGCTGCTGCTGATAGCGCCGTACTACAATCGCCCGTCACAGGAAGGGCTGTACCGCTACTTCACGGGCATCGCCGCGCAAGTCGGCATTCCCGTGATTCTCTATAACATTCCCGGCCGCACGGCGGTGAATATCGAACCGGAGACGGTTGCGCGTGTCGTCGAGAAATGTCCCAATGTCGTCGGCGTGAAGGAATCGAACAAGGATTTCGAGCACATCAACCGGCTGTTGCACAAGATGGGACGGGACTTTCTGGTCTATTCGGGAATTGAATTGTTGTGCTTTCCGATCTTGGCCATCGGCGGCGCGGGCTTCTTGAGTGCGACGGCGAATTTGCTGCCGCGCGAGACGGCGAATGTGTACAATCTCGTGCAACAGGGCAAGTGGGAAGAAGCGCGCGAGCTGCACTACCACATGCTGCCGCTGAACGACGCGGTGTTCTTCGAGATCAATCCTGTCCCCATCAAGACCGGCCTGGGTTGGATGGGCAAGATTCAGTTTGAAGTGCGACTGCCGCTGTGCGAAATGAGCTCCGCCAATCAGGAGCGCTTGCGCGCCGTGATGCAGAAGTACAATTTGATCTAA
- a CDS encoding fumarylacetoacetate hydrolase family protein, whose translation MKLARWAANGQLHQGVFRNGTLHSQDGTEHDPNAVVWLPPNVPNKVIGIALNFADHAKELNLAKPDLPAIFLKPQSSLVGHKANVLMPPKSEYMHYEVELVAIIGRTCRFVKAKDALDYVQGYTIGNDVTIRDHIGPYFRPPLIGKGWDTFGPIGPWIVTADEFGSPHEVELKTYVNNDLRQHGTTKDLIYSLEEMIEYCSMIMTLEAGDQIWTGTPAGLSHVYPGDVMRLEIQGIGALENKVVPGNQVLSPILGK comes from the coding sequence GTGAAACTCGCACGCTGGGCCGCCAACGGCCAACTACATCAGGGAGTGTTCCGCAACGGCACTCTGCACTCGCAAGACGGTACGGAGCATGATCCCAACGCGGTCGTCTGGCTGCCGCCGAATGTGCCCAATAAAGTCATCGGCATCGCACTGAATTTCGCCGACCATGCCAAGGAGCTCAACCTCGCCAAGCCTGATCTCCCGGCAATCTTTTTGAAGCCGCAGTCGTCGCTCGTTGGGCACAAGGCCAATGTGCTGATGCCGCCCAAGAGCGAGTACATGCACTACGAAGTGGAACTCGTCGCGATCATCGGGCGTACGTGCCGCTTTGTCAAAGCCAAGGACGCGCTCGACTATGTGCAGGGTTACACGATTGGCAACGACGTGACGATTCGCGATCACATCGGGCCGTATTTCCGTCCACCGCTGATCGGGAAGGGCTGGGATACGTTCGGACCGATTGGGCCGTGGATTGTGACCGCCGATGAATTCGGCTCGCCGCACGAAGTCGAACTCAAGACCTACGTCAACAACGACCTGCGCCAGCACGGCACAACAAAAGATTTGATCTACTCGTTGGAAGAGATGATCGAATACTGTTCGATGATCATGACACTCGAAGCGGGCGATCAAATCTGGACCGGCACACCGGCCGGCCTGTCGCACGTCTATCCCGGCGACGTGATGCGCTTGGAAATCCAAGGTATCGGCGCCCTGGAAAATAAAGTAGTGCCGGGCAATCAGGTGCTCTCGCCGATTCTGGGCAAGTGA
- a CDS encoding flavin reductase family protein gives MTDYRTPLDPRTYFDTIGLFATGVCVISAPGETGPHGMTANAVTSLSLDPMLVIFCVAKRAQMAPHLQPGSRFTINMLRDEQVAISNHFAGRSKEGEEPSFRFVEWEGGPRLEGVLAAIGCSVDQALDGGDHYIIVGRVLALHRGIEPLHPLLYFKSRYYDLSGKLNQAAPDREDLGGDAQLFLDPWSG, from the coding sequence ATGACCGACTACCGCACTCCGCTCGATCCTCGTACCTATTTTGACACGATCGGTCTGTTCGCGACCGGCGTTTGCGTCATTAGTGCGCCCGGCGAAACGGGCCCGCACGGCATGACGGCCAACGCCGTCACGTCGTTGTCCCTCGATCCAATGCTCGTGATCTTCTGCGTGGCCAAGCGCGCGCAGATGGCGCCCCACTTGCAGCCCGGGTCGCGCTTCACAATTAACATGCTTCGCGATGAGCAGGTCGCGATCTCGAATCATTTTGCCGGGCGATCCAAAGAGGGTGAAGAGCCCTCTTTCCGCTTTGTGGAGTGGGAGGGAGGACCGCGCCTCGAGGGCGTGCTGGCCGCCATTGGCTGCTCCGTCGATCAGGCGCTCGACGGCGGCGACCATTACATTATCGTGGGCCGTGTGCTCGCCCTGCACCGCGGCATCGAACCGCTGCATCCGCTTCTCTATTTCAAGAGCCGCTACTACGATCTCTCGGGCAAACTCAATCAAGCCGCGCCGGATCGCGAAGACCTGGGCGGCGACGCGCAGCTTTTCCTCGACCCTTGGTCGGGGTAA
- a CDS encoding fatty acid desaturase encodes MRQRTTPAAPAPRQINNENDLLTILNPYIKPSIGISLWQLANTLLPLLATYYLMYLSLSYSYWLTLGLSLLAAGFTVRLFIIQHDGGHNAFFPSRKWNDRVGYLCSLFTMVPYFYWKRQHAIHHSTNGNLDHRGIGDMDVFTVDEYLQLSKFDRFRYRLYRNPFVFLLIGPWILLLYINRHWSDPVQYSQRDKRNVVISNLTMVLTFAGLGWWIGWLPVLKIAVPVLYMAGGAGIWLFYIQHQFEHTYWKPDQEWNFVRAAMQGSSFYRLPKVLQWFTGNIGYHHIHHLTPGIPNYRLEKIYNENPEFHDVFEVTIPSSLKTMFLSVWDIQQQRLISFRELKQKYIHAQPA; translated from the coding sequence GTGCGTCAGCGCACTACGCCCGCCGCACCCGCGCCCCGGCAGATCAACAATGAGAACGATCTGCTGACCATTCTCAATCCGTACATCAAGCCCTCCATCGGTATCTCGCTGTGGCAATTGGCGAACACGCTGCTGCCCTTGCTCGCGACGTACTATCTGATGTATCTAAGCCTGAGCTACTCCTATTGGCTCACGCTGGGGCTTTCACTGTTGGCCGCGGGATTTACCGTGCGCCTGTTCATTATTCAGCATGACGGCGGCCACAACGCCTTTTTCCCGAGCCGCAAGTGGAACGACCGCGTCGGCTATCTATGCAGTCTCTTCACGATGGTGCCGTACTTTTATTGGAAGCGTCAGCACGCGATTCACCACTCGACCAACGGCAACCTCGATCATCGCGGCATCGGTGACATGGATGTGTTCACCGTGGATGAGTACCTGCAGCTCTCGAAGTTCGACCGCTTCCGCTATCGCTTGTACCGCAATCCGTTCGTCTTCCTGCTGATCGGCCCGTGGATTCTCCTGCTGTATATTAACCGCCATTGGTCCGACCCCGTGCAGTACAGCCAGCGCGACAAGCGCAACGTCGTGATCTCCAATCTCACGATGGTGCTGACGTTTGCCGGGTTAGGCTGGTGGATCGGCTGGCTTCCCGTGTTGAAAATCGCCGTGCCGGTGCTCTACATGGCCGGCGGCGCGGGCATCTGGCTGTTTTACATTCAGCATCAGTTTGAACACACGTATTGGAAGCCTGATCAGGAATGGAACTTCGTGCGCGCCGCGATGCAGGGCAGCTCGTTTTATCGTCTGCCCAAGGTCTTGCAGTGGTTCACGGGCAACATCGGCTATCACCACATTCACCACCTGACGCCCGGCATTCCGAACTACCGCCTTGAGAAAATTTACAACGAGAACCCCGAGTTCCACGACGTCTTCGAAGTCACGATCCCCTCGAGCCTCAAAACGATGTTCCTAAGCGTCTGGGACATCCAACAGCAGCGCCTGATCAGCTTCCGTGAGCTAAAGCAAAAGTACATCCACGCCCAGCCCGCATAA
- the hpaD gene encoding 3,4-dihydroxyphenylacetate 2,3-dioxygenase has product MTPNILRTAHAEFRVTDLDAAKLFYVDALGFTLVHRDSERLYLGNIEERDPYSLVLRRSDKPGLAHLAFKVERESDLDSLAWIAGEDGLAHKWLEPGAKFGMGRTLAMQDPHGIPLHFFYSMERRDWSLQKYHEHRGARIQRIDHFNCQVHDVRRAYEWYTKRLGFHCSEYTAANDEPRIPGEYSPKNHSFSWRCVETDDLWATWLHRKPNVHDIAMMNGIGPRLHHVGFWAYDRLSILDACDVLASMGLVDRIERGPGRHGLSNAFFLYLRDFDNNRIEIYTGDYLLTDWDVPPVRWSINDKRRATFWGHLPPKSWFDEASLVEDINTNDLIQTGDPKYFGRPTFVV; this is encoded by the coding sequence ATGACTCCCAACATCTTGCGCACTGCGCACGCCGAATTCCGTGTCACTGATTTGGACGCGGCCAAACTCTTCTATGTGGACGCGCTCGGCTTCACGCTGGTGCATCGCGATTCCGAGCGCCTCTATCTGGGCAATATCGAGGAGCGCGATCCCTATTCACTCGTCTTGCGTCGGTCCGATAAACCCGGTCTGGCGCATTTGGCCTTCAAGGTCGAGCGTGAGAGCGATCTCGATTCGCTGGCGTGGATTGCGGGCGAAGACGGCCTCGCGCACAAGTGGCTCGAGCCCGGCGCGAAGTTCGGCATGGGCCGCACGCTCGCGATGCAGGACCCGCACGGCATTCCGCTGCACTTTTTCTATTCGATGGAGCGCCGCGACTGGAGTTTGCAAAAGTACCACGAGCACCGTGGCGCGCGCATTCAGCGCATTGACCACTTTAATTGTCAGGTGCACGACGTGCGCCGCGCCTATGAGTGGTACACCAAGCGCTTGGGCTTTCATTGCAGCGAATACACCGCGGCCAACGACGAGCCGCGCATCCCGGGCGAATATTCCCCGAAGAATCACAGCTTCAGTTGGCGCTGTGTCGAGACGGATGATCTGTGGGCCACGTGGCTGCACCGCAAACCGAATGTGCATGACATCGCGATGATGAACGGCATCGGCCCGCGCCTGCATCACGTCGGCTTTTGGGCCTATGACCGGCTGTCGATTTTGGATGCCTGCGACGTGTTGGCCAGCATGGGCTTGGTGGATAGAATCGAGCGCGGCCCGGGCCGTCACGGCCTGTCGAATGCGTTCTTTCTCTATTTGCGCGACTTCGACAACAACCGCATCGAAATTTACACCGGCGATTATCTGCTCACCGATTGGGACGTCCCGCCCGTCCGCTGGAGCATCAACGACAAACGCCGCGCGACGTTCTGGGGCCACCTCCCCCCCAAGAGCTGGTTCGACGAAGCCAGCCTCGTAGAAGACATCAACACCAACGACCTAATCCAAACCGGCGACCCGAAGTATTTCGGCAGGCCGACGTTTGTGGTGTAG
- a CDS encoding T9SS type A sorting domain-containing protein: MQLDVFYAVRNDTGFGNAIRCDTTINTAFWDSSPSCPADGSYVIFDSRRNWPQGAGAAQLFIARRTGTPVTRRPRIPREVALSVYPNPFNSSTRISVMLPVHIQTVDLSIHNVLGQEIIRRELTATNGQAEMTFDGATFTTGIYLISATAGDHLTTAKILLLK, translated from the coding sequence GTGCAACTGGATGTCTTCTACGCTGTGCGTAACGACACAGGTTTTGGGAATGCGATCCGTTGCGATACGACCATCAATACGGCCTTCTGGGATAGCAGCCCGAGTTGCCCAGCGGATGGTTCATACGTGATTTTCGATTCGCGAAGAAACTGGCCACAAGGTGCAGGCGCCGCCCAGCTCTTCATCGCCCGGCGTACCGGAACTCCGGTCACACGTCGCCCGCGAATTCCGCGAGAAGTGGCTCTTTCCGTCTATCCCAACCCGTTCAACTCCTCCACGCGCATATCGGTCATGCTGCCCGTGCACATTCAAACTGTCGATCTGAGCATCCACAACGTTCTCGGCCAAGAGATCATAAGAAGGGAACTAACCGCAACAAACGGCCAAGCGGAGATGACTTTCGATGGCGCGACCTTCACTACCGGCATCTACCTCATTTCCGCCACCGCCGGCGATCACCTCACAACTGCGAAAATTCTGCTGCTGAAGTAA
- a CDS encoding T9SS type A sorting domain-containing protein — protein MWFILLIVLWISSAWAQAPGVDWSRLDVLGSDLDGQALVEAPDGGIVVAGYTNVSLDYDVYLLKTFFDGTTDWTVALPDATDEQATGITNRTGGGYAVSALLSAFGGPADFRLYFISATGALESGFITGDGDDEVPFDILRTSDDGFLLVGYKERATSGRDVHLVKFSAAGAVLWSKTYGGAASDVAYAAVETPDLGFAIVAVTESFGFGGRDAWLLRTDANGDSLWSAFFLSADDEVTTGIDITSDGGFVLGGFQQTTVPVDQNILLIRTNSAGGLVWQTLYDNGGFDVATDVLASADGGIVLCGRSDGDAASEEAYVMKVDEIGQFYWEMNLGTTSNDAALAMIQTATSAYALTGYSPAPDAEVTRMFTAKLLPDVGLDGPLPVELLSFGATSRANGIALSWATASETAVERFELWRGQDNTFERIHTVGARGNSAGGGEYAFVDEQVTAQIEYSYFLTLVHVNGQREELRERLVTATWSGAELLPQDFAVRAYPNPFNPATTIEFTLPEAGAVELSIWDNNGRLLETLTRTAAAGVVRFDWDAAGFATGSYFARVRAAGLNKVVPLVLVR, from the coding sequence ATGTGGTTCATACTGTTGATTGTATTGTGGATAAGTTCGGCTTGGGCGCAAGCGCCGGGCGTGGATTGGTCGAGGCTCGACGTGCTCGGGAGCGATCTGGATGGCCAGGCCCTTGTGGAGGCGCCGGATGGTGGGATCGTCGTGGCAGGGTATACCAACGTGAGCCTTGACTACGATGTCTATCTGCTCAAGACCTTCTTCGACGGGACGACGGACTGGACCGTGGCGCTGCCGGATGCCACCGACGAACAAGCTACCGGGATAACCAACCGGACCGGCGGCGGCTATGCGGTGAGTGCCTTGCTGAGTGCGTTTGGTGGGCCGGCCGACTTTCGCCTCTATTTCATCAGCGCGACAGGCGCGCTCGAAAGCGGCTTCATTACTGGCGATGGCGACGATGAGGTGCCGTTCGACATTCTGCGTACGAGCGATGATGGCTTCTTATTGGTCGGTTACAAGGAGCGGGCGACCTCGGGCCGAGATGTGCATTTGGTGAAGTTCTCGGCGGCGGGTGCCGTGCTCTGGAGCAAAACCTACGGCGGCGCCGCCAGCGACGTGGCCTATGCAGCCGTTGAGACTCCGGACTTGGGATTCGCCATTGTGGCTGTCACGGAGTCGTTTGGCTTCGGCGGACGCGATGCCTGGCTGCTCCGCACCGATGCGAACGGCGACTCGTTGTGGAGCGCGTTCTTTCTAAGCGCCGACGACGAAGTGACGACTGGAATTGATATCACGTCCGACGGTGGATTCGTGCTCGGAGGCTTTCAGCAGACGACCGTGCCAGTGGATCAGAACATCCTGTTAATTCGCACGAACTCGGCGGGGGGGCTGGTCTGGCAGACGCTCTATGACAACGGCGGATTTGACGTCGCGACGGATGTGCTGGCCAGTGCGGATGGCGGGATAGTGCTGTGCGGCCGTTCGGACGGCGATGCCGCGAGTGAAGAAGCCTACGTCATGAAGGTGGACGAGATCGGCCAATTCTACTGGGAAATGAACCTCGGAACGACTTCAAACGATGCGGCGCTGGCCATGATCCAGACCGCGACGAGCGCCTACGCGCTGACCGGCTACTCGCCAGCACCCGATGCCGAAGTCACCCGGATGTTCACAGCCAAACTGCTGCCTGACGTAGGACTGGACGGACCGCTGCCAGTGGAGCTGCTCAGCTTCGGGGCGACTTCTCGCGCCAATGGTATCGCGCTCTCGTGGGCGACGGCCAGCGAAACGGCGGTTGAGCGCTTTGAACTATGGCGGGGGCAAGACAACACGTTCGAGCGGATTCACACGGTAGGGGCGCGGGGTAATTCGGCGGGCGGCGGGGAGTATGCGTTCGTGGATGAACAGGTGACGGCGCAGATCGAGTATTCGTACTTCCTGACGCTTGTGCATGTCAATGGCCAGCGGGAAGAGCTGCGTGAGCGGTTGGTCACGGCGACCTGGAGCGGGGCGGAGTTGCTGCCGCAGGATTTCGCGGTGCGCGCCTATCCGAATCCGTTCAATCCGGCGACGACGATTGAGTTCACGCTTCCGGAAGCGGGCGCAGTGGAGCTGAGCATCTGGGACAACAATGGCCGTCTGCTCGAGACTCTTACGCGCACTGCGGCGGCTGGCGTCGTGCGGTTCGACTGGGATGCCGCAGGCTTTGCTACCGGCAGCTATTTTGCCCGCGTTCGTGCGGCTGGCCTTAACAAGGTCGTGCCACTCGTGCTGGTGAGATAG
- the icd gene encoding isocitrate dehydrogenase (NADP(+)): protein MYDKLTPPATGSKITVAEGRLVVPNDPIIPFIEGDGTGPDIWRASQRVFDAAVEKAFGGKKKVVWFEVYAGEKSLTVYGENVWLPEDTLTAIKEYIVAIKGPLTTPVGGGIRSLNVTLRQVLDLYACVRPVRWFEGVPAPVKEPGKLNVIIFRENTEDVYAGIEWKSGSAEAARIIEFIKGLGKTIRHDSGIGIKPISKYGSERIIRKALQFAIDKGRKQVTMVHKGNIMKFTEGAFRDWGYELAAREFPEHVISEKDLWDKHDGKLPAGKVLLNDRIADSMFQQLLLRPDEYDVLATPNLNGDYLSDACAAQVGGLGLAPGGNISDAYAVFEATHGTAPKYADKDVINPGSVILSGVMMFEYLGWDNVAKLIVKGLEGAIAKKRVTYDLHRQMEGATKLKTSEFATEIIANM from the coding sequence TTGTACGACAAATTAACGCCGCCGGCAACCGGATCAAAGATCACGGTCGCCGAGGGCCGCTTGGTCGTCCCTAACGACCCCATCATCCCATTCATCGAAGGGGATGGCACCGGCCCGGATATCTGGCGCGCATCGCAGCGCGTGTTTGACGCCGCCGTCGAGAAAGCCTTTGGCGGCAAAAAGAAAGTTGTGTGGTTTGAAGTCTATGCCGGCGAGAAGTCGCTGACGGTTTACGGTGAGAACGTCTGGCTGCCCGAAGACACGCTGACGGCGATCAAAGAGTACATCGTCGCGATCAAGGGCCCGCTGACGACGCCGGTGGGGGGTGGAATTCGCTCGTTGAATGTGACGTTGCGGCAGGTATTGGACCTGTACGCGTGTGTCCGGCCCGTGCGCTGGTTTGAAGGCGTGCCGGCTCCGGTGAAAGAACCGGGCAAATTGAATGTGATTATTTTCCGCGAAAACACGGAAGACGTGTATGCGGGGATTGAATGGAAGTCGGGCTCGGCCGAAGCGGCGCGCATCATCGAGTTCATCAAGGGGCTCGGCAAGACGATTCGCCACGATTCAGGCATCGGCATCAAGCCGATTTCCAAATATGGCAGCGAGCGGATCATCCGCAAAGCGCTGCAATTCGCGATTGACAAGGGCCGCAAGCAGGTGACGATGGTGCACAAGGGCAACATCATGAAGTTCACCGAAGGCGCGTTCCGTGATTGGGGTTATGAATTGGCGGCGCGTGAATTCCCGGAGCACGTGATTTCGGAGAAGGACTTGTGGGACAAGCACGACGGCAAGCTGCCCGCGGGCAAGGTGCTGCTCAACGATCGCATTGCCGACTCGATGTTCCAGCAGCTGCTGTTGCGCCCCGATGAATACGATGTCCTTGCGACTCCGAACCTGAACGGCGACTATCTGAGCGACGCGTGCGCGGCGCAGGTGGGCGGTTTAGGATTGGCACCGGGCGGCAACATCAGCGATGCTTACGCGGTGTTTGAAGCCACGCACGGCACGGCGCCGAAGTATGCGGACAAAGATGTTATCAATCCGGGTTCAGTGATTCTGTCCGGTGTGATGATGTTTGAATATCTCGGTTGGGACAATGTCGCGAAGCTGATCGTCAAGGGCCTGGAAGGTGCGATTGCCAAGAAGCGCGTGACCTACGACCTGCACCGTCAAATGGAAGGTGCGACGAAGCTGAAGACTTCGGAATTCGCGACGGAAATTATCGCGAACATGTAG
- a CDS encoding carboxypeptidase regulatory-like domain-containing protein, with the protein MKLLLCLLMVSAVFARTGKIAGTVVDENGEGIIGAAAMIVETKQGASVRNPDGSFVILGVAPGLYTLRVLSIGYKPQTFVAVQVNDDGTADDIYAVLEFAKIETSGCFPFRLREHVRLDECNRVRRLTRNELQRLPGW; encoded by the coding sequence ATGAAGCTGTTGCTTTGCCTCCTGATGGTCTCGGCGGTTTTCGCTCGGACGGGGAAGATCGCGGGGACGGTGGTGGATGAGAATGGGGAGGGGATTATTGGGGCGGCCGCGATGATTGTCGAGACGAAGCAGGGCGCTTCGGTGCGGAACCCAGACGGCAGTTTTGTCATTCTCGGCGTTGCTCCCGGATTGTACACATTACGGGTACTGTCAATTGGCTACAAACCGCAGACTTTCGTTGCGGTGCAGGTGAATGACGATGGCACAGCCGATGACATCTATGCAGTGCTGGAGTTTGCAAAGATCGAGACTTCAGGATGTTTCCCGTTTCGGCTGAGAGAGCATGTTCGCCTCGATGAGTGCAATCGCGTCCGTCGGTTAACTCGCAACGAGTTGCAACGTCTGCCAGGTTGGTAG